The proteins below are encoded in one region of Calditrichota bacterium:
- a CDS encoding PTS sugar transporter subunit IIB, whose protein sequence is MDIQLIRIDDRLIHGQVVITWATALNSESILLCDNSVYENDWEKELYLSCSPEYLKITILNVAGTAKILKDNSQDFSKTIMLVNGPEVIEELLAMGVDLTNINVGGIHFKEGRDSFLSYLYLNKNEKESFKRCMDKGISFECLDVPTGNKVDLCSLIK, encoded by the coding sequence ATGGATATTCAACTTATTCGAATTGATGACCGTCTTATTCATGGACAGGTTGTAATAACCTGGGCAACTGCACTAAATTCCGAATCAATTTTACTATGCGATAATTCGGTTTACGAAAATGATTGGGAGAAAGAACTTTACTTATCGTGTTCCCCTGAATATTTAAAAATTACGATTCTCAATGTAGCTGGAACTGCAAAAATTCTTAAAGATAATTCTCAAGATTTTTCTAAAACAATTATGCTTGTAAATGGCCCTGAAGTAATTGAAGAATTGCTGGCTATGGGTGTTGACTTAACTAATATAAATGTGGGTGGAATTCACTTTAAGGAAGGAAGGGATAGCTTTCTTTCATATTTATATTTAAACAAAAATGAGAAGGAGTCTTTTAAACGTTGCATGGATAAGGGAATAAGTTTTGAGTGTTTGGATGTACCGACAGGTAATAAAGTAGATTTATGCAGTTTGATAAAATAG